In Prochlorococcus marinus XMU1406, the genomic stretch CATCTATAAATTTATTTTGTTTATTTTCCTTAATAAAACCATGAAAAACTCTATGTGATTCCCATGCATATTTAGATTTAGTTTGAACAATCTTTTTGCAAGAATTTATTGAGTCTTTCCCTGATACTCTTATTATCGCAACTCCTCCTTTTCCTATACTTATAGCTGAAGCAATTGCCGCTATCGTATCTTCTGTAGTAACTATCGAATCCATCTCTCGCTTTGTTATGGATAATTAAGTAAGATTATCAAGAATTTAATTTTGAAATTTTCTTTCTGAATGAGATTTAAAAGAGCTATTACCTATAAGAAAATTCTATCATTATTTAGGAATCAAAATGGAAGTCCTTTATTTAATGCTAAAGGTTTAGCTATAGGGGTATTTAGTGGCTGCTTTCCTTTTTTTGGGTTTCAGACTTTAATAGGGATATTTTTTGCAAAAATAGCTAAGGGAAATATTGTTCTAGCTGCAATTGGTACCTGGATTAGCAACCCTTTTACTTATATTCCACTTTATTATTTTAACTATAAAGTTGGTTCGATTTTTTTAAATAATTCTTCTAATACAATTCTTGAAAAAAATTTAGTTATTGATGACTTATGGAAACAAGGTAAAATTTTTTCCCTAAAATTACTTTTAGGTTCATCTTGTGTAGGTATTTTATTAGCTTTGATTTGCGGCAGTATTGTTTTCTTTATCTACAAGATAAAAAGTAAAAGATAGATTGATCTGGTTTTGAAATTAACTTTGTTCAACTCTGGCTATATCTAAAACATCTGCCATTGATTTAATTTGGTCAATTGTTTTATGAAGTTGATTATAACTTTCTAGACCTACGCAGAGATTGATAATAGCTGGTTTGCCATAAGCAGTTTTAACATTGGCATCGCTAACATTTATACCTTTATCAGATAACCGCATAAGAATATCTTTAAGGACTCCAACTCTATCAATTACTTCTATGCGGAGCTGAATTGGGAACTTATTATCGCCAGTTTTATTATCTTGATTCCAACAAACAGGTAATCTTCTCTCGAATGGAATTGGCATGACATTTTCACAATCTGCCCTATGTATGGTTATACCGTGGTTGCCGAGCGAGACAGTTCCGACAATATCCTCGCCTGGAAGTGGGGTGCAGCATTTACCTATTCTGTAATCAAGACCTTCTATCCCGGAAATTGGTGATTTAGTCGTTGTATAAGTTTTATTGGTGGATAAATTACTATTGTTTTTAAGAGATTTTGCTATTTCAGAATCAGAATCATTTTTAATATCCTCTGTCTGTAATTTTATTTCTTCTCTTAGTCTGTTTAATACTTGATGTAAAGTTAAACCACCAAAACCAAGTGATGCAAGAAGGTCTTCAGTATTTTTTAAATTGCATCGATTCGCAACTTTTTTCATAGCATCACTTGAAAGTAATGTTTCAAAACCATTTCGACCTACTTCTTTTTCGAGTAAATCTCTACCTCTTTTAATCGTCTCATCCCTATGGCTTTTCTTATACCATTGGCGGATTCTATTTTTAGCAGTTGGCGTAACTACAAAGTTAAGCCAATCCAAGCTCGGAGTGGCATTATTATTTGTCAAAATTTCTATGAAGTCACCATTTTGAAGTGCTGTAGATAATGGAGAAAGCTTTTCATTAATTCTTATTCCATTACAGTGATTTCCAACTTCAGAATGAATTCTGTAGGCGAAATCTATTGCGGTAGATCCTTTTCTTAAACCAACAACGTCTCCTTTAGGAGTAATTACAAATACTTCTTCATCAAATAAATCTTCTTTAATTGAAGCTAAATAATCATTATGATCACCTTCATTACCTTCTTGTTGCCATTCGACTAGCTGTCTTAGCCAATTAAATCTTTCAGCATTGCTTTTAGCAGGAGAACCACCCTCTTTATATTGCCAATGAGCAGCAATTCCATATTCTGCTATTTGATGCATAGAAGTAGTTCTAATTTGTACTTCAATAGGTCGATGTCTCCCAATTACTGAAGTATGTAAGGACTGATATCCATTAGGTTTTGGTAAACCTATATAATCTTTAAATCTTCCTGGAATTGGTTTGAAAGTATCATGTACAACCGCTAAAGCTCTATAACAACTATCTGAATTATCAACGATAATTCTTAGAGCAGCAACATCATAAATTTCATGAAACTGTTTTTGCTGTCTTTCCATTTTACTCCAGATGCCATAAAGATGTTTTGGTCTTCCAGTTATTTCAAAGTTTTTTAAACCTGCTGCGACTAAGTTTTCTTTCATAAGATTCAGGGTTACTTTTAATCTTTTTTCTCTATCACTCCTTTTCACAGCGATTTGATCTTTTAGATCTTGATATTCTTTAGGTTCCAGAAATTTAAACGCTAAATCTTCTAATTCCCATTTAAATCTATTTATTCCTAATCGATTAGCTAAAGGTGCATAAATCTCTCTTGTTTCTCTGGCTATTCTTTTTTTTCTCTCATCATTTAACCATTCAATTGTTCTCATGTTATGAAGTCGATCTGCCAGTTTTACTAAAACAACTCTGATATCGCTAGCCATAGCCATAAACATTTTTCTAAGATTTTCAGCTTGTGCTTCAGTCCTGTTATTAAAGTGAATACCTCCTAATTTTGTTACACCCTCCACAAGTATTTTTACTTCTAATCCAAAATTTGTTTCTATTTCGGATAAATCAACACCAGTATCTTCAACAACATCATGTAAAAGTCCTGCAGCAATAACAGATGAACTAGCACCTATTTCTTTGAGGAGATTTGCTACGGCAACTGGGTGGATAATGTATGGCTCGCCACTCGCTCGGAATTGTCCATCATGAGCTTTATAAGCAAGTTTAAAAGCCTTCACTATAAGGTTTTGATTATCATTATTTTGTTTATTTGATTTTTCAAAATTATTAATATCGTTAAGAAGCCAATCGGGTATTTTTATTTGATTATTCAAAGATTTACTTTCAAATTTTTTATTTTCAGGCAAAATAGTTTTGGAAACTTTAATTTCGTTTTTTTCTTTTGAATTTGCAGCTGCCTCAGACATTTTATATTGCTTTAGATGTATTTTATTTAGGTCTAGAAAAATTTGCTATAAAATCATGGAAATAAATAAAGAAAAAATTCTTGTAGTTAAAAATCTTACTGTTAAATATGGTTTAATACAGCAACCTATCATCAAAAATTTTAATCTTGAAATAGATAAAGGAGATCATTTGGCCATAATAGGACCCTCTGGATGTGGGAAGACTACTTTTGCAAAAACATTAGTAAATATATTGCCTGATAAAGCCACTTCTGAAGGGTATTTGGCGATTTCTAGCGTAGATCCTAGGAAAATAAATAACAAAGAAGCGCAAATATTTAGAAGAAAAAATTTTGGATTTATCTATCAAGATTCCATAAAAAAACTTAATCCACTAATGAGAGTTGGGGATCATTTATATGAATTATTTAAAACTCATGATCAAACTAAATCATCTTTACTTATAAAAAAATTAGTAAAAGAAGTTTTTCAAAAAGTAGGAATTGAAGAAAGCAGACTTGATTCTTTCCCACATCAATTTAGCGGTGGAATGAGACAGAGAGTTTCTATAGCAATGGCTCTTGCTTTAAAACCTAAATTATTAATAGCTGATGAACCTACAACAAGCTTAGATACCAAAACAAGTTTTGAAATTATGCAAGAAATTATTGAGTTATGTAATGAATTCGATACTACTTTGATTTTAATTAGTCACGATATTAATCTTGCAGCAAAGTGGTGTAAAAAAGTTGCAATAATTGAAAAAGGATTGCTTGTTGAAAAAGGAAATATATTAGATATTTTTCAATCACCAAAATCAGATATTGGGATAAAGTTAGTAAATGCCTCAAAAATATTATTAGAATTAAATGCTAAAAATAATGTTCGAGATGAGGTTGTTCTAGAGGTAAATAACTTAAGACATTGGTATAAATTAAATTCTTCAATTTTTATAAATAAATGGAATAAGGCTTTAAATGAAGTTAGTTTTAAATTATATAAGAATGAGACTCTTGGAATAGTTGGTTCTTCAGGTAGCGGTAAAAGTACATTATGTAGGGCTTTAATTGGACTTCTGAAAGTAAGAGGCGGTGAAATAAAAATTTATAATAAAAATCATGCATCAAAAAAAAATAAAATTTTTAAAAAGCACAATAATATGCAAATTATTTTTCAAGATCCTTTTTCAAGTTTGAATCCGAAAATGACAATTAAAAATATTTTGGAAGATATATTTTTTATTCAAAAAATTTCAGATAAAAGAAAAATTGAAAAAGAAATAAAACTCATGTTTAGAAATTTAAGTCTTCCTTTTAAGAGTGAATTTTTAAATTCTTATCCTAGCCAATTATCTGGTGGTCAATTGCAAAGAATTTCATTAGCCAGAGCGCTATTGTTGAAACCAAAAATTTTGATTTGTGATGAGAGCGTTAATATGTTAGATGCTTCAGTAAAAATAGAAATTCTTTCATTACTTAGAGTCTTGCAAGAAAAAATGGATTTAACCATTATCTTTATCACACATGATTTAGGAATTGCTAAAAGATTTTGTAATAGGTTGCTAGTAATGAATCAGGGAAAGATAGTTGATGAAGGAGAAAGTTCTACAATATTCACTAAAACTAAAAACATCTATACAAAATCTCTTTTAAATTCTTCTTTAAATATTATTTAGCTTTAAGAACGTTTAGTAATTTTTGAAAATCTAATGGTAATTCTGCTTCAAATATCATTTCTTTGCCATTGATTGGATGTATAAGGCCAAGCTTAAAAGCGTGTAATGCTTGGCCCTCTAATTTACATGGAAGTTTTTTGCATCTTCCATATAAAGGATCACCCACAATAGGATGATTAATGTGAGCGCAATGAACTCTTATTTGATGCGTTCGACCAGTATCTAATTTGAAATTCATTAATGAGTAATTACCCAATCTTTCTTTTAATTTCCAATAAGTGCAGGCATATCTTCCTGCAGCTTCTTCAACTACTTTATATTTCAATCTATTGAATTTATCTCTGCCAATATGTCCTACTATTTGGCCTTCTTCAGAATTAGGTGCTCCATGTATTACTGCAATATATTCGCGTGAAGCTATTTTTTCTTTTATTTGTTTCTGGAGATTTACCAATGCTTCTTGGCTTTTTGCTACCACCATACATCCGGAGGTATCTTTATCTAATCTGTGAACAATACCAGGTCTTAGTTTCCCATTAATTCCAGGAAGATCATTACAGTGAAAAAGTAATCCATTGACTAGAGTTCCTGATTTGTGTCCCGGGGCTGGATGAACAATTAGTCCTGATTGTTTATTGATTACTATGATGTGTTCGTCTTCAAAAAGGATTTCTAAATCCATTTTTTCAGGTTTCAAATATACAAGAGGTTCTGGAGGAGGCATCCAGATTTGAACATTGTCGCCATTTTTTAATGGGGTCTTTGCTTTCGCAGTCTTATAGTTTACAAGTACTAACCCTGAATTGATAAAATGTTGAATTCTTGCTCTACTTTGTTCTGGCCTTTTACTTACCAACCATCTATCTAGTCTCATAGGAAGAGGTAGCTCATAAATAATTTCTATAAGTTCACCCTCTCCAATACCGAAAGAATTTTTAGTATCTAATTCCATGGTGGGACTTCTAAAGCAATTTTACCAAGCATTTGATTTCTATAATCTTCCAATAATTTATGAGACATTCTTCTTTTATCGCCTGAGGTATGTTTTGAAGCTGCTTCATCAATCCAATCAGAAGGACTTTCAAAGCCTTTTGCAATATCAACTCCATATCTATTAGATATTTTTTTTACTGAGATATTCGCATTTTTATCTTTGTTTAGAGTGGACATAATTTTGATAAATCCAATTGCGACACTCTCTATTTCATAAGCAGCTTCTCCAATATCGTCACATAGTGCAAGATTAAGTGCTGATTTTTGATTTTCTAAATTAGGAGGTATAACACCAGGAGCATCTAGTAGATCAATACCACCATCTAATTTTATCCATCTTAAATGACGTGTGACTCCAGCTTTCCTAGCACTATCGACAACTCTTTTTTTTGCAATTCTATTAATTAATGCTGATTTACCTACGTTTGGGAAACCAAGTGTGAGGGCTCTTATTGGCCTTATTCTCATACCTCTAGAAATCCTTCTAGCATCAATTGATGATCTAGATTCTTTTGCAGATTTACAAATTTCGTTAATACCTATACCTCTTTTAGCATCACACCAATGCGGATATTGATCTTTTTCATTAAACCATTTATTCCAACTAGTTATTGTGTCAGGAGAGATCATGTCTGATCTATTAATAACAAGAATATGTTTTTTATTGTTGATCCATTTATTTAAATGTGGGTGCCCTGTTGATATTGGGATTCGTGCATCTCTAACTTCTATAACTAAATCTACTTTATTGATGACTTCAGATAATTTTTTTTCTGCTTTTGCGATATGGCCTGGGTACCATTGAATTTTGGGTATGTCCACTTCAATAAAATAAATAAAATTTTGTATTCCTTTTAATTTTTATTAGTTTCAAAAGCATTTACTTTTAAATTTTAGTATAAATTAAATAACTAAAAAAATTTTTATCATAGTTAATTTTTAAAATTTATTAAGGCATAGGTAACAGTTACTACTTTTTAACCCAATAAGTCCAAATAAACGTTAGGGTCTTAAGATTAAAATAGTTTATTTAATGTCAAAATTATCTCTTTCCAGTCTTGATAAGACACATTTAGAAGGCAAAAAAGTTCTTGTAAGAGTAGATTTTAATGTTCCATTAAATGAAAGTGGCCAGATAACTGACGATACACGCATTAGAGCAGCGATCCCAACAATTGAATATCTGATTAATAATTCTGCAAAAGTTATTTTAGCTGCCCATTTTGGAAGACCAAAGGGTCAGGTAAATGAAAAAATGAGATTAACTCCAGTAGCAGGAAGATTAACTGAATTGTTAGGAAAAAATGTAGCTCTTACTAATAGTTGTATAGGTGATGAAGCAGTTGCAGAATCAAATAATTTAGATAATGGAGATGTTCTTTTACTTGAAAATGTTCGTTTTTTTGAAGAAGAGGAAAAGAACGACTTGGATTTTGCTAAAAATTTAGCATCACATGCAGATATGTATGTAAATGATGCTTTTGGTGCTGCTCACAGAGCTCATGCTTCAACTCAGGGTGTTACTAATTATTTAAATCCCTCAGTAGCTGGATTCCTTTTAGAAAAAGAATTGAAATACTTACAAGGAGCAATAGATGCTCCAAAGCGCCCATTGGCAGCAATAGTTGGAGGATCAAAGGTGAGTAGCAAAATAGGAGTGCTTGATTCTTTACTAGATAAGTGTGACAAAATCATGATTGGTGGAGGTATGATTTTTACTTTTTATAAAGCTAGAGGTCTAGATGTCGGGAAAAGCCTTGTAGAAGAAGATAAACTTGAGCTTGCTAAAGATTTAGAAGCAAAAGCAAAAGCAAAAGGAGTTGAATTATTATTACCCACTGATGTTGTTTTAGCTAATGAATTTTCTCCTGATGCCGAAAGCAAAATATCTCAAATTGATTCAATTAGTGGGGATTGGATGGGTCTCGATATTGGTCCAGATTCCATAAAAGTTTTTCAGAATGCTCTTGCAGAATGTAAGACTATTATTTGGAATGGTCCAATGGGAGTTTTTGAATTTGATAAATTTGCAGAAGGTACAAATGCAATAGCTACGACCCTTGCTGACTTAAGTGCTTTTTCTGAAGTTTGTACAATAATTGGTGGTGGAGATTCAGTTGCAGCAGTTGAGAAAGCAGGATTAGCTGAGAAAATGTCTCATATATCTACTGGTGGTGGCGCGAGTTTGGAACTTTTAGAAGGTAAAACCTTACCTGGTGTAGCTGCTTTAAACGACGCCTAGGTTATAACTCATCAACAATATTAATACTCTTTGTGAAAGTAATCATTCCCTCAGGGTGAGCTATGATTCCTGACCAAATTTGTATACCGGGTTTTGAAGGAGCTCTTGTCATTTTAAAAATCCCCCCTGATACCAATGGCTCCAATAATATTTCTTGTTCGAAAAATGAATTAACTTGATGAGGTTTTATAGCTCCAGCAATAATGACTTCTTCAAGAGGCTCATTTAGAATTATATCAATATCATATTTTGAACCAGTAAGAACTCTATCAGGAATTTTAAAATTAATATTTATCTTTTTATCATCATTTCTTATTGTTGTGAATAAATTTTTGATAATCCCTTCAGCTATTTTTCCATTTACGATTGAAAATAAATAATCAAAATTGGATTCGAGTATATGTATTTCTCCGTTAACTATTTTTTTTCCAGAAACTTTTATTCGCAAAATATCTTTATTTGGAATATTAGATTTTAATTTTTTGATCTTCCATTTGCTTTCAGGGAAATCATTTATTATCTTTGAAAATTGTTTTTGGATATTCTGGTTATCATCATTCCTAAAATTTTTTTTTAAAAATTCTAAATCTCTAGCATTTAAAGAGCTTTCTAGATTTCTGATAAATTCAACTTTTAAAGTTTGCGTTATTGCTGGATAAGGAATAATGAGATAAATAAATAAGTAGAGAGAAACTCCTATATTTTTGAATAAGTCTAAATTAAACATATTTATTATGTGTTATTTTCATTTTACTAATTAAAGTTTTTATGTCTAAAAAAAATAATTTGTTAGTTGCAGCTAGTGGAACAGGTGGCCATATTTTCCCAGCTTTAGCCGTTTGTAAAGAGATAGAAGATGAATGGAATATTCATTGGTTGGGGGTTCATAAAAGACTTGATGGAAATTTTATTCCCAAAAAATATAATTTGAAGACTTTGAATATAAAGACACCAAGAAAAAATGTTTTTTTGTTTTATCAATATATAAAAATTTTAATGTCAACTTTACAAATAATTAGGATTTTAAAAGAAAAAAAAATTAACTTAGTTTTTACCACTGGAGGATATATATCAGCGCCTACTATTGTTGCTTCAAAACTTCTTAGGATACCTATAATTATTCATGAATCAAATTTAGTACCAGGAATGGTAACTAAATATTTTGGTTTTTTATGTAACTATGTCCTTTTAGGATTTAATAAAACAAATTCTTATTTAAAAAATTGCAAAACTATTTTTACTGGCACCCCTTTAAGAGAACAATTCTATAAATCTAATCTCTTACCAGAATGGGTTCCTAAAGGGAAAGGACCTCTTTTGATTGTTGTGGGAGGTAGTCAAGGAGCTAAAGCTATAAATCAAATTCTTCTTGAATCTCTAGAATTTTTAATGAAAAAACAGTTTCGGATAGTTCATATTGTTGGAGAATGTAATCAAAAAATCTTTCATTTAAAAAATTCAAAAAATTATGTTCAAAAGAAATTTACTAATGAAATCGCAGCTTTAATTCAAAACTGTGATCTTGTAATATCGAGATCTGGTGCAGGAATAATAACTGAACTAATAGAAACTGAAAAACCTTCAATTTTAATTCCATATCCTTATTCTAAAAATGATCACCAGGAGAAAAATGCAATGATTCTTGCTGAAAGTGGCGGCTCAGTTTTAATGAATCAAAATAATATTTCCAAAGAAGTTTTTGAAGAAACTCTAGAGAGAATTTTTAAAATAAAATTAAAAAATGGAAAAAATAACTACGAAATATTAGATCTTATGAAGAAGAATATGAAAAATAATAATAAAATTCAATCTAAAATTGAGATTAAAAAATTTATTAATTATTTTTTAAAGGAATTTTGAATTTCATTACATAAAAGAGTGTTATTTTTCTTACTCTGCAAACTTATTCTTGCCCACTTGTCGTCAAGAAATCTAAATGAAGTACATTCTCTAAGCAATATTCCCTTACTTTCTAGGTATTTTATATTTGGCGACAATGATGTTTTACTTTCTATTAAAAAAAAGTTGGTTGAAGAGTTATGAACTTTAAGGTTTTCTATTTTTGATAATTTTTTACATACTCTCTCTCTTTCAATATTTATCCAGCGGTGAATCTGACTTGTCCATTTTTCATAGAATTTCTTATTACTTAGTAATTCAATTCCGGCTTTGATAGCAAAAGAATTTAAAGGCCAAGGATCTCTATTAATTTTCCATTGTTTAAGTGTTTTCGATGAGCCAATAACGTAACCCAATCTAAGCCCTGGAATATTGAAGATTTTGGTTAAGCTTCTCAAGACTAATAAATTATCATATTTTTGGATTAATGGTATTAAAGATTCTTTATCTCCATTAGGTGTTATGGATAAGAAAGCCTCATCACAGATAACTAATTTATATTTTTTTATAATTTTCTCTAATGAATATTTCCCCCACAATTGACCAGTAGGGTTATGTGGATTTGTTATCCAAATAACATCTCCTTTAGGATAAAGCGGAAATGATTGAGGAAAAATATTTTCCCATTTTTTTGGTAATTCGCAATGAACGAAATTGCTATTCCAACAATTTAAAGATCTCTCATAATCAACAAAGCTTGGAGAGGGAATACAACTAATTCCAAATTTGGATGCTTCATACCCTGCCCAGGTTATTAGCTCAGAAGCTCCATTTCCAGGCAATATATTGTCTGGATTTATCCCATGAAATTTACCAATTATTTCTTTCAAATCACTTAAGTTTCTCTCAGGGTAATATCTAAATCCAAGATTCTTAATTTCTGCATTTAATGAATCTATTAAGATTTCAGGGGGATCAAAGGGTACTAATGAGGCACTTGCGTCAATAATTTCAGAGGGTAATAAATTTAATTTCTTTGCTTTTGCATATACATTCCCCCCATGCTTTAAGTTTGATGATTGCATTGCTAATATTTTGTAATCATTAGTTTCCGATTTATTCATTATTCATTATTCATTTTATTCTTTATTCAATCCATTTTAAATCTGATCCAATGGCTTCTTTTATATTTGATAATTTATGGTTATTGAGTTGCATTAAAATTCCTTGAAGTATATCTGGTACTAATTGTGGACCCTTATATATCCATCCTGTATAAAGTTGAATTAATGATGCTCCAGAACAAATTCTTTCCCATGCTGACTCAGGACTATCTATTCCACCAACGCCAATTAAAATAATTTTTTTATCAATATTATGTATATGTTTTATTATTTGATTTGCTTTTTTTTGTAGAGGCCTTCCACTTAATCCTCCATTCTCTTCAGAAAGTAATAATCCGGTTTGCATGATCTTTCTATTTTCAAGACCTAATCTATCTATGCTGGTGTTAGTAGCAATTATTCCATCGATGTTTTCCGCGATTATTAATTGGCAAATATCTTCAATATCTTTAAAGCTTAAATCTGGCGCAATTTTGACAAATAATGGTGGACAATTGGGTAAGTTTTTAATTTCTTTAATAAGTTCTTTTAGAAGAATTGGATCTTGCAACTTTCTTAGTCCTTCAGTATTTGGAGAACTTACGTTTATTGCTGCGTAATCACAATATGGAATTAATAATTTTAGAGATGTTAAATAATCATCTTTTGCTTGAGATAATTCTGTAATTTTTGACTTGCCAAAATTTATCCCTAAACAAATATTCTTTCTATTTTCTTTAAACTCAATTCCTTGTTCGACAAAGTTTTTAACTAGATTTTCAGCACCATTATTATTGAAACCCATTCTATTTAATGCTGCCTCTTCCTCTGCCAATCTAAACAATCTTGGTTTGGGATTTCCATTCTGTGCAAATTTAGTTACTGTACCAAGTTCAGCAAATCCAAAACCAAAATCTTTCCATATATTTGCAGCATTTCCATTTTTATCAAAACCCGCAGCTAAACCAATTGGATTACAAAAATTTATTCCACATATGTTCTGACTTAACCTTTTATCAACTATAGAAAA encodes the following:
- a CDS encoding UDP-N-acetylglucosamine--N-acetylmuramyl-(pentapeptide) pyrophosphoryl-undecaprenol N-acetylglucosamine transferase, whose translation is MSKKNNLLVAASGTGGHIFPALAVCKEIEDEWNIHWLGVHKRLDGNFIPKKYNLKTLNIKTPRKNVFLFYQYIKILMSTLQIIRILKEKKINLVFTTGGYISAPTIVASKLLRIPIIIHESNLVPGMVTKYFGFLCNYVLLGFNKTNSYLKNCKTIFTGTPLREQFYKSNLLPEWVPKGKGPLLIVVGGSQGAKAINQILLESLEFLMKKQFRIVHIVGECNQKIFHLKNSKNYVQKKFTNEIAALIQNCDLVISRSGAGIITELIETEKPSILIPYPYSKNDHQEKNAMILAESGGSVLMNQNNISKEVFEETLERIFKIKLKNGKNNYEILDLMKKNMKNNNKIQSKIEIKKFINYFLKEF
- a CDS encoding ABC transporter ATP-binding protein, yielding MEINKEKILVVKNLTVKYGLIQQPIIKNFNLEIDKGDHLAIIGPSGCGKTTFAKTLVNILPDKATSEGYLAISSVDPRKINNKEAQIFRRKNFGFIYQDSIKKLNPLMRVGDHLYELFKTHDQTKSSLLIKKLVKEVFQKVGIEESRLDSFPHQFSGGMRQRVSIAMALALKPKLLIADEPTTSLDTKTSFEIMQEIIELCNEFDTTLILISHDINLAAKWCKKVAIIEKGLLVEKGNILDIFQSPKSDIGIKLVNASKILLELNAKNNVRDEVVLEVNNLRHWYKLNSSIFINKWNKALNEVSFKLYKNETLGIVGSSGSGKSTLCRALIGLLKVRGGEIKIYNKNHASKKNKIFKKHNNMQIIFQDPFSSLNPKMTIKNILEDIFFIQKISDKRKIEKEIKLMFRNLSLPFKSEFLNSYPSQLSGGQLQRISLARALLLKPKILICDESVNMLDASVKIEILSLLRVLQEKMDLTIIFITHDLGIAKRFCNRLLVMNQGKIVDEGESSTIFTKTKNIYTKSLLNSSLNII
- a CDS encoding RelA/SpoT family protein; translation: MSEAAANSKEKNEIKVSKTILPENKKFESKSLNNQIKIPDWLLNDINNFEKSNKQNNDNQNLIVKAFKLAYKAHDGQFRASGEPYIIHPVAVANLLKEIGASSSVIAAGLLHDVVEDTGVDLSEIETNFGLEVKILVEGVTKLGGIHFNNRTEAQAENLRKMFMAMASDIRVVLVKLADRLHNMRTIEWLNDERKKRIARETREIYAPLANRLGINRFKWELEDLAFKFLEPKEYQDLKDQIAVKRSDREKRLKVTLNLMKENLVAAGLKNFEITGRPKHLYGIWSKMERQQKQFHEIYDVAALRIIVDNSDSCYRALAVVHDTFKPIPGRFKDYIGLPKPNGYQSLHTSVIGRHRPIEVQIRTTSMHQIAEYGIAAHWQYKEGGSPAKSNAERFNWLRQLVEWQQEGNEGDHNDYLASIKEDLFDEEVFVITPKGDVVGLRKGSTAIDFAYRIHSEVGNHCNGIRINEKLSPLSTALQNGDFIEILTNNNATPSLDWLNFVVTPTAKNRIRQWYKKSHRDETIKRGRDLLEKEVGRNGFETLLSSDAMKKVANRCNLKNTEDLLASLGFGGLTLHQVLNRLREEIKLQTEDIKNDSDSEIAKSLKNNSNLSTNKTYTTTKSPISGIEGLDYRIGKCCTPLPGEDIVGTVSLGNHGITIHRADCENVMPIPFERRLPVCWNQDNKTGDNKFPIQLRIEVIDRVGVLKDILMRLSDKGINVSDANVKTAYGKPAIINLCVGLESYNQLHKTIDQIKSMADVLDIARVEQS
- a CDS encoding phosphoglycerate kinase; this translates as MSKLSLSSLDKTHLEGKKVLVRVDFNVPLNESGQITDDTRIRAAIPTIEYLINNSAKVILAAHFGRPKGQVNEKMRLTPVAGRLTELLGKNVALTNSCIGDEAVAESNNLDNGDVLLLENVRFFEEEEKNDLDFAKNLASHADMYVNDAFGAAHRAHASTQGVTNYLNPSVAGFLLEKELKYLQGAIDAPKRPLAAIVGGSKVSSKIGVLDSLLDKCDKIMIGGGMIFTFYKARGLDVGKSLVEEDKLELAKDLEAKAKAKGVELLLPTDVVLANEFSPDAESKISQIDSISGDWMGLDIGPDSIKVFQNALAECKTIIWNGPMGVFEFDKFAEGTNAIATTLADLSAFSEVCTIIGGGDSVAAVEKAGLAEKMSHISTGGGASLELLEGKTLPGVAALNDA
- a CDS encoding RluA family pseudouridine synthase, translated to MELDTKNSFGIGEGELIEIIYELPLPMRLDRWLVSKRPEQSRARIQHFINSGLVLVNYKTAKAKTPLKNGDNVQIWMPPPEPLVYLKPEKMDLEILFEDEHIIVINKQSGLIVHPAPGHKSGTLVNGLLFHCNDLPGINGKLRPGIVHRLDKDTSGCMVVAKSQEALVNLQKQIKEKIASREYIAVIHGAPNSEEGQIVGHIGRDKFNRLKYKVVEEAAGRYACTYWKLKERLGNYSLMNFKLDTGRTHQIRVHCAHINHPIVGDPLYGRCKKLPCKLEGQALHAFKLGLIHPINGKEMIFEAELPLDFQKLLNVLKAK
- a CDS encoding pyridoxal phosphate-dependent aminotransferase, with the protein product MNKSETNDYKILAMQSSNLKHGGNVYAKAKKLNLLPSEIIDASASLVPFDPPEILIDSLNAEIKNLGFRYYPERNLSDLKEIIGKFHGINPDNILPGNGASELITWAGYEASKFGISCIPSPSFVDYERSLNCWNSNFVHCELPKKWENIFPQSFPLYPKGDVIWITNPHNPTGQLWGKYSLEKIIKKYKLVICDEAFLSITPNGDKESLIPLIQKYDNLLVLRSLTKIFNIPGLRLGYVIGSSKTLKQWKINRDPWPLNSFAIKAGIELLSNKKFYEKWTSQIHRWINIERERVCKKLSKIENLKVHNSSTNFFLIESKTSLSPNIKYLESKGILLRECTSFRFLDDKWARISLQSKKNNTLLCNEIQNSFKK
- the ylqF gene encoding ribosome biogenesis GTPase YlqF; protein product: MDIPKIQWYPGHIAKAEKKLSEVINKVDLVIEVRDARIPISTGHPHLNKWINNKKHILVINRSDMISPDTITSWNKWFNEKDQYPHWCDAKRGIGINEICKSAKESRSSIDARRISRGMRIRPIRALTLGFPNVGKSALINRIAKKRVVDSARKAGVTRHLRWIKLDGGIDLLDAPGVIPPNLENQKSALNLALCDDIGEAAYEIESVAIGFIKIMSTLNKDKNANISVKKISNRYGVDIAKGFESPSDWIDEAASKHTSGDKRRMSHKLLEDYRNQMLGKIALEVPPWN
- a CDS encoding DUF2062 domain-containing protein, whose product is MRFKRAITYKKILSLFRNQNGSPLFNAKGLAIGVFSGCFPFFGFQTLIGIFFAKIAKGNIVLAAIGTWISNPFTYIPLYYFNYKVGSIFLNNSSNTILEKNLVIDDLWKQGKIFSLKLLLGSSCVGILLALICGSIVFFIYKIKSKR